The DNA region CTACGACGAAGACTATGTGACCGCGCTGGAACATGGTCTGCCGCCAACGGCGGGTCTGGGGATCGGGATTGACCGCATGGTGATGCTGTTTACCAACAGCCACACCATCCGCGACGTGATCCTGTTCCCTGCACTGCGTCCGGGCAGCAAGTAATCGTTAAGCGTCAGCTAAAGGCCGGGTTTTCCGGCCTTTTTTATGTCTGTGGTGTGTCCCGGCACGCCTGATGCTGTCTCCTCTGCCTGCGCACATCTCTCAATCCGGAGCAACGATAACGACGCAACGCCCTGACGCTATGCGTCACTGGCAAACGCGGGAGGGCGAAGAGCGCGAACATTATGCCGACAGCGATGCGCGCATGTCGGTTGGTGCGTCACTGGGGAAATTGCTGGGGTCAATCCGCCCGGGCATTCACCACGAAAGGCTTTTGCCCGGACGGCGCAAATCTTATCTCCATGCGGAGCGCGCGGAAGAGGCGTTCATCTTCGTGCCTGACGGTTATCCTGACGCCTGGATCAACGGCGAACTGCATTCGCTGTCGCCGGATGATGTGATGGCCTTTCCTGCGGGCAGAGGCATCTGCCACACCTTTATTCATAACAGCGAGCATGAGGCCCGCTTCTGAGTGGCAGGTGAACTCCCAACCCTGAGAATCAGATTACTTATCCTCTGAACCCGGATTACGAAGCAACGCGTAAAGACAGGTGGCTCAATCCCCCTGAACCGTCAATGGGCAACCCTCCCGGCTTGCCTGACAAAAAATCTTAAGATTTCAGGGTCTCTTTCAGCCAGGTCTGAAACCGCGAATAGGGCACATAGAGGGCAACATCTTTATATAACGTCTTACCGGTAGCGTTGTCGTCGATGTTATTGCTGTAGCCAATAATCACGCCCGCCAGCGTATCATCAGAGGCGTTATACACCGCGCCGCCCGACATCCCCTTTACCACGCCCGCATTCGCCGCGACCACCACGCAGGCGGGTTTGTTCCAGCTGTTCGCCAGGGTGGTATTGATCAGGTTCTGACCGCTGGAGCTGACCGGCATGGCTGAGATAAAACTGTAGCCGTAAAGATTAATCCGGTCCCCGATGTGGCTGTTACGAAAGCTGGGGGGCAGATTCATTTCGCTGTTTTTGTGGTAAACCACCGCCAGATCGCACTCCGGATGCCAGGCCTTGACCCGGTAAAGTGAGAATTTCGCGACGTGTGCAGCGGTCAGGCTGTACTCCGGCGTCAGCGGAATGGTGGTGCCGAGCGTGCCTAAACCCAGAATGGTGGGAATGCCGGTCACGGTCATATCGACCCGTTTTTCCGCTTCCCGACTGTACTCATAATGACCGACCGAGCAACCTGTTAAGCCAAAAACCATCAAGGCTATGAGTCGTTGCATTCTCTCTCCCTGCGTCAGTAGTGGATGACATCACCTGGCATTTACTAAGAGATATATCGGCAAGGTTGCGGATTAATTAATAAGTTCCGCACTAAAAAGCGTAATCGCTCAGTGAAAAATCACAACCTGACCCGGCCTGCCGGTGCCGCAGACGGACGGGATTATTGCCGTCCAGGCAATAATCCTTTGCTGCGGGCAGGCTATGTCGCGCTGCGGGGCTATGCTGTAATACGCCGTGTGACGCAGATCAAATATTGCGCGTCGCGGCGCTGCGCGGCTGCGCGGTTCACCTGCAAATAAGACCGGGAGAGTGTTATGCCTGTAGCATTACTGGCGCTGGCGTTGAGTGCGTTCGCCATCGGAACCACGGAGTTTGTCATTATGGGATTGCTGCCGGAGGTGGCACGCGACCTTCAGGTGTCGATTCCATCGGCGGGCTGGCTGATCAGCGGCTATGCGCTGGGCGTGGCGATCGGTGCACCGATTATGGCGCTGCTGACCGCGCGACTGCCGCGTAAAAAAACGCTGATTCTGCTGATGGTGATCTTTATCATCGGCAACCTGCTGTGCGCGCTGGCTTATAACTATCATCTGCTGATGCTGGCCCGGATCGTTACCGCGCTCTGTCACGGCGCGTTCTTTGGTATTGGCGCGGTGGTTGCCGCCAGTCTGGTGCCTGCCGATCGTCAGGCATCCGCTGTGGCGCTGATGTTCACCGGCCTGACCTTAGCCAATGTGCTCGGCGTTCCGCTGGGCACCAGCTTCGGACAGATGTTTGGCTGGCGGGCCACCTTCTGGGGCGTGGCGGTGATCGGCGTGCTGGCCTTTATCGCCCTGATCGTGAGTCTGCCGCAGAACAGACAGGAAAAACCGGTTCACCTGGCGAGCGAAATCGGTGCGCTGGCTAACGGCAAACTGTGGCTCTCATTGCTGATGACGGTGTTCTTTGCCGCAGCGATGTTCGCGCTGTTCAGCTACATTGCGCCGCTGCTGTCAGAGGTGACCGGCATCAGCGGTCGCGGCGTGAGCTGGACGCTGTTCCTGATTGGCGCGGGCCTGACGGTCGGCAACATTCTCGGCGGCCGGCTGGCTGACTGGAAAGTCTCTTTTAGCCTGATCCTCAGCTTCTCACTGATCGCCCTCTTCTCGCTGCTGTTCAGCTGGACCAGCCATGCGCTGTGGCTGGCCGAGATCACGCTGTTCCTGTGGGCGATGGCCACCTTTGCCACCGTGCCGGGGCTGCAGATCAACGTGGTGCGCCACGGTAAAGAGGCGCCTAATCTGGTGTCTACCCTGAACATTGCGGCGTTTAACGTCGGCAATGCGCTGGGCGCCTGGGCAGGCGGTGCAGTGATTGGCGAAGGGTTTGGTCTGACGGCGGTGCCGGTTGCCGCGGCTGCGCTGGCCGTTATCGGTCTGCTGGTCTGTCTGATCACTTTCCGCAAATCGGGATGCGCGGCCGTCAGGGCCCGCGCTTAAGTCAGGCGCGCGGCGATACGGGCCGGAAAGTCAGCCACCTGCTGCTGCAGGTGGCTGACAAAGGCATCAACCAACGCCGAAGCGGGGCGATGCCGTGGCCTTACCAGGCTGACGGTAAAGGGCACCGCCACGCTGAACTGACGCATCACCACACCGCTGTCGGCGTAATCCAGCGCCGTCAGCGGATTCACGATCGAAATCCCCACACCCGCTCTGACCATCGCACACACGGAGGCCGCGCTGTGCGTCTCCATCACCATACGTCGTTCGACCCCCTGCTCCTGAAAGAGCGTATCCAGCAGCTGGCGATAGCTGTCGCTGCGCGACAGGCTGACATACTGTTCGCCCGCAAAATCGTGTGGCGTCAGCACGTCACGCTCACAGAGGGGATGCTGCTGCGGCAACACGCACACCTCATCGCAGGTCAGCAGGGCGAGGCGATCCGTACCGGCCGGGGCGTGCTGGGTTTCGGTTAAGCCGATGTCGTAGCGCTGCGCAGAGAGCCACTCTTCCAGCAGAGGCGACTCCTGCGGAATGACGTTCAGACTCACATCCGGATAGCGCTGCAAAAAAGGCTGGCACAGCGGTGGCAGCAGCGACTGCGAAAACACGGGCAGGCAGGCGATCGACAGCTCACCCTGGCGGAACTGGCGCAGCCCCTCGGCGGCCTCCATGATGCGGTCCAGCCCGTACCAGGAGCGCTGCACCTCTTCAAACAGACGCAGACCCTGCACCGTGGGGTGCAGGCGACCGCGTACCCGGGTAAACAGCGCCAGCCCCAGCTGCTGCTCCAGACGTGCCAGTTCCCGGCTCACGGTCGGCTGCGAGGTGTGCAGCAGCGTGGCGGCCTGGGTCAGATTGCCGCTGGTCATCACCGCATGAAAGACCTCAATGTGCCGCCAGTTTATGTTTGCCACAGCTACTTCCTATATCCATTCTGCATAGATGCTATTAAAACAGATATTTTTCGCTATGGCTTGTTTCTGGCTTAATGCCGTTATCGCCACAGGAGAATTGCTATGCCACGTCCTTTACAGAACACCGAAACCGCTCTCAACGCCGCGCACCTGCTGCCGCTGGCACGCCGTTATGCCGGGCCTTTCTGGGCTTACGATGCGCAGATTATTCAGGCGCGGATTGCCCAGCTGCAGGCGTTTGATGTGGTGCGCTTTGCGCAGAAAGCCTGCTCGAATATCCATATTCTGCGCCTGATGCGCGCGGCAGGCGTCAGGGTGGATTCGGTCTCTCTGGGCGAGATCGAGCGCGCGCTGGCCGCCGGTTATCAGCCGGGCGGTGATGAGATTGTCTTTACCGCCGATCTGTTTGACCAGCCGACGCTGGAACGGGTCGCGGCGCTGAAGGTGCCGGTGAATGCCGGATCGATCGATATGCTGCATCAGCTGGGCGCGGTGTCTCCGGGACATGCGGTGTGGCTGCGGGTCAATCCAGGCTTTGGTCACGGCCACAGCCAGAAGACCAATACCGGCGGTGAAAACAGCAAGCATGGAATCTGGCACGGCGACCTGGAAGCGGCGCTGGCCGCAATTGCGCAGCATGGCCTGAAACTGGTGGGCATTCATATGCACATCGGTTCTGGCGTGGACTACGGGCATCTCCAGCAGGTGTGCGATGCGATGGTGGAACTGGTGATGGCCTCCGGTCAGGATCTGACGGCGATCTCCGCAGGCGGCGGGCTTTCTGTGCCGTACCGCTATGGCGAAGAGGCGATCGATACCGCGCACTACTTCGGACTCTGGGATGCGGCACGCCAGCGCATCGCGCAGCATCTGGGCCACGCGGTCAAGCTGGAGATCGAACCGGGCCGCTTCCTGGTGGCCGAAGCGGGGGTGCTGGTGTCGCAGGTGCGGGCGGTGAAATCGATGGGCAGCCGTCACTTTGTGCTGGTCGACGCCGGTTTCAGTGATCTGATGCGTCCTTCGATGTACGGCAGCTATCACCATATCTCGCTGATGGCGGGTGACGAGCGGGCGATTGATGAGCAGCAGACCGTAGATACCGTGGTGGCAGGCCCGCTGTGCGAGTCGGGCGATGTCTTTACCCAGCTTGAGGGCGGCATGGTCGAGCCGCGCGCGCTTCCGGCGGCAAAGGTGGGCGATTATCTGGTCTTCCATGACACCGGTGCCTACGGCGCTTCGATGTCCTCTAACTACAACAGCCGTCCGCTGATCCCCGAAGTGCTGTTTGAGCAGGGCCAGCCGCGCGAAATCCGCCGCGCGCAGACGATTCAGTCGTTGCTGGCACTGGAAATCGGCTAATCTCTCTCTCTGGCGGCCAGCGTGCCGCCTCAGCAGCGGGCTCTGTCACGCCTGCATCCGGAGAGAAAAGATCGCCTTTTCTGGCGCACACCTCGGCGATATCGTAAGCCCGGACCTGTGATCCCTTTCAGAGGAATTAACTGTGATGAAGATCGTGTCGCTCAGCGAAGTGCCGCAGTTTGCCGATCAGATTACCGACTGGCAGTGGCGCGCCTTTGGTGACGCTGACAGCCGGGCGTTTTTCGCCAGCGTGGTTAACAGCAGCCTGAGCGGGGCAGAATTTCCAATCACCTTTGTTGCGATTGAGGCGGGCA from Pantoea deleyi includes:
- a CDS encoding trypsin-like peptidase domain-containing protein, whose translation is MQRLIALMVFGLTGCSVGHYEYSREAEKRVDMTVTGIPTILGLGTLGTTIPLTPEYSLTAAHVAKFSLYRVKAWHPECDLAVVYHKNSEMNLPPSFRNSHIGDRINLYGYSFISAMPVSSSGQNLINTTLANSWNKPACVVVAANAGVVKGMSGGAVYNASDDTLAGVIIGYSNNIDDNATGKTLYKDVALYVPYSRFQTWLKETLKS
- a CDS encoding MFS transporter, with the protein product MPVALLALALSAFAIGTTEFVIMGLLPEVARDLQVSIPSAGWLISGYALGVAIGAPIMALLTARLPRKKTLILLMVIFIIGNLLCALAYNYHLLMLARIVTALCHGAFFGIGAVVAASLVPADRQASAVALMFTGLTLANVLGVPLGTSFGQMFGWRATFWGVAVIGVLAFIALIVSLPQNRQEKPVHLASEIGALANGKLWLSLLMTVFFAAAMFALFSYIAPLLSEVTGISGRGVSWTLFLIGAGLTVGNILGGRLADWKVSFSLILSFSLIALFSLLFSWTSHALWLAEITLFLWAMATFATVPGLQINVVRHGKEAPNLVSTLNIAAFNVGNALGAWAGGAVIGEGFGLTAVPVAAAALAVIGLLVCLITFRKSGCAAVRARA
- a CDS encoding LysR family transcriptional regulator: MANINWRHIEVFHAVMTSGNLTQAATLLHTSQPTVSRELARLEQQLGLALFTRVRGRLHPTVQGLRLFEEVQRSWYGLDRIMEAAEGLRQFRQGELSIACLPVFSQSLLPPLCQPFLQRYPDVSLNVIPQESPLLEEWLSAQRYDIGLTETQHAPAGTDRLALLTCDEVCVLPQQHPLCERDVLTPHDFAGEQYVSLSRSDSYRQLLDTLFQEQGVERRMVMETHSAASVCAMVRAGVGISIVNPLTALDYADSGVVMRQFSVAVPFTVSLVRPRHRPASALVDAFVSHLQQQVADFPARIAARLT
- the lysA gene encoding diaminopimelate decarboxylase, whose translation is MPRPLQNTETALNAAHLLPLARRYAGPFWAYDAQIIQARIAQLQAFDVVRFAQKACSNIHILRLMRAAGVRVDSVSLGEIERALAAGYQPGGDEIVFTADLFDQPTLERVAALKVPVNAGSIDMLHQLGAVSPGHAVWLRVNPGFGHGHSQKTNTGGENSKHGIWHGDLEAALAAIAQHGLKLVGIHMHIGSGVDYGHLQQVCDAMVELVMASGQDLTAISAGGGLSVPYRYGEEAIDTAHYFGLWDAARQRIAQHLGHAVKLEIEPGRFLVAEAGVLVSQVRAVKSMGSRHFVLVDAGFSDLMRPSMYGSYHHISLMAGDERAIDEQQTVDTVVAGPLCESGDVFTQLEGGMVEPRALPAAKVGDYLVFHDTGAYGASMSSNYNSRPLIPEVLFEQGQPREIRRAQTIQSLLALEIG